A genomic stretch from Erysipelothrix sp. HDW6C includes:
- a CDS encoding chromate transporter, which yields MNKNIKLFKVYLMAGSFTFSGGMAMLPLVERELCDKHNLMDKQTLYEYSALAQTFPGVIALNNACFVGKKINGTSGMIAAGLGAIFPAYVLMSIATVLYQLLPQEGIMLSVLAGIRATSTAFLFTAALGVAKHSLKTTLQIVVAILCFGLTVLNLVSAPLLIAAAGIIGFVLILVKKEPTCL from the coding sequence ATGAATAAAAATATCAAACTATTTAAAGTCTATTTAATGGCTGGATCATTTACTTTCTCAGGAGGTATGGCAATGCTCCCACTTGTAGAACGCGAACTTTGCGATAAACACAATCTTATGGATAAGCAGACGCTGTACGAATATTCAGCTTTAGCGCAAACGTTTCCAGGTGTGATTGCATTGAATAATGCCTGTTTCGTTGGCAAGAAAATTAATGGAACATCAGGAATGATTGCAGCTGGATTGGGGGCAATATTTCCTGCCTATGTGCTCATGTCAATTGCGACCGTTCTGTATCAACTCCTACCGCAAGAAGGGATCATGCTGAGTGTTCTTGCCGGAATTCGCGCAACCTCTACAGCGTTTCTATTTACTGCCGCATTGGGTGTCGCCAAACACAGTCTAAAAACCACGCTGCAGATTGTTGTCGCAATCCTTTGCTTTGGTCTCACAGTCCTCAATCTTGTCAGCGCTCCATTACTTATTGCTGCTGCAGGCATTATAGGATTTGTGCTTATCTTAGTCAAAAAGGAGCCAACATGCTTATAG
- a CDS encoding cold-shock protein, whose protein sequence is MESGKVKFFNAEKGYGFITTDSGRDVFVHFSGIAGDGYKSLNEGDVVEFDIEQGQRGDQAVNVRVA, encoded by the coding sequence ATGGAATCAGGAAAAGTAAAATTCTTTAACGCTGAAAAAGGCTACGGCTTTATCACAACAGATTCAGGAAGAGATGTATTCGTACACTTCTCAGGAATCGCTGGTGACGGCTACAAATCCCTTAACGAGGGTGACGTTGTTGAGTTCGACATCGAACAAGGACAACGTGGTGATCAAGCAGTCAACGTTCGCGTTGCTTAA
- a CDS encoding coenzyme F420-0:L-glutamate ligase has translation MERKVGTVSRGIRCPIIREGDDLAAIVTDSVISAGESEGFQVGDHDIIAITESIVARAQGNYVPVEAIAKDVASKFGDDTVGVIFPILSRNRFSVCLRGIAKGAKKIVLMLSYPSDEVGNELVSIDQIDAAGINPYSDVLTLESYRHHFGATIHPFTGIDYVDYFGEIITEVGTEVEIIFSNNPRTILDYTKSVLACDIHSNARTKRILKASGAEKVFGLDDIVTESIDGSGYNEKYGLLGSNKSTEDSVKLFPRDCFDLVEDIQARVLKQTGKHIEVMVYGDGAFKDPMGKIWELADPTVAPAYTAGLDGTPNELKLKYLADNDFKDLSGEQLRHAISEEIKKKGDNLVGNMAAQGTTPRRLVDLIGSLCDLTSGSGDKGTPIVFVQGYFDNFANE, from the coding sequence ATGGAAAGAAAAGTTGGAACAGTTTCAAGGGGAATTCGTTGCCCGATAATTCGTGAGGGTGATGACCTCGCTGCGATTGTTACAGACAGTGTAATATCTGCTGGTGAAAGTGAAGGGTTCCAAGTAGGGGACCACGATATTATTGCAATTACAGAATCTATTGTTGCACGTGCGCAGGGGAACTATGTTCCAGTGGAAGCAATTGCAAAAGATGTTGCATCAAAATTCGGTGATGACACTGTTGGGGTAATTTTCCCAATTTTATCCCGTAATCGATTCTCTGTATGCTTGAGAGGGATTGCAAAAGGTGCAAAGAAAATTGTTTTAATGTTGAGCTATCCATCCGATGAAGTCGGGAATGAACTTGTAAGTATCGATCAAATTGATGCTGCAGGGATAAATCCTTACAGTGATGTATTGACACTTGAATCCTACCGCCACCATTTTGGTGCAACAATTCATCCGTTTACAGGGATTGACTATGTTGACTACTTTGGTGAAATCATTACTGAAGTCGGAACAGAAGTAGAAATAATCTTTTCAAATAATCCCCGTACGATTCTTGACTATACAAAGAGCGTCCTTGCATGTGATATTCATTCCAATGCACGTACAAAGCGAATTCTAAAGGCAAGTGGTGCAGAAAAAGTATTTGGACTTGATGACATTGTCACTGAAAGCATTGATGGCAGTGGCTATAATGAAAAATATGGTTTACTCGGTTCCAATAAATCAACAGAAGACTCTGTCAAACTCTTTCCACGCGATTGCTTTGACTTGGTTGAAGACATCCAAGCTCGAGTATTAAAACAAACCGGAAAACATATTGAAGTCATGGTTTATGGTGATGGTGCATTCAAAGACCCAATGGGAAAAATTTGGGAACTTGCGGATCCAACAGTTGCGCCTGCGTATACAGCAGGACTTGATGGAACACCAAACGAGCTGAAACTCAAATATCTTGCAGATAATGATTTCAAAGATTTGAGTGGTGAACAGCTTCGCCATGCAATTTCCGAGGAAATAAAGAAAAAAGGCGATAATCTAGTCGGTAATATGGCGGCACAAGGAACAACGCCGCGTCGTCTTGTCGACCTTATTGGATCACTGTGTGACCTCACAAGTGGTTCTGGTGATAAGGGAACTCCAATTGTGTTTGTCCAAGGTTACTTTGATAACTTTGCAAATGAGTAA
- a CDS encoding DUF1294 domain-containing protein: protein MKYYLIFVICLSILATLLMRLDKRNATQHRMRISEITFVYLAFLGGFPGILMGGTLFHHKTKKRTFQLKIIFAALLHGALAYSLLSLK, encoded by the coding sequence ATGAAGTATTATCTTATATTTGTAATCTGTTTAAGTATACTCGCCACCTTACTCATGAGACTCGATAAACGCAACGCAACACAACATCGCATGCGAATCTCAGAAATCACCTTTGTATATCTTGCTTTCTTAGGGGGCTTTCCTGGAATTCTAATGGGTGGTACGCTCTTTCATCACAAAACAAAGAAGCGCACTTTCCAACTGAAAATCATCTTTGCTGCCCTGCTTCATGGTGCGCTTGCGTATTCCCTATTGAGTCTAAAATAA
- a CDS encoding CDP-alcohol phosphatidyltransferase family protein → MIRKIPNILSLFRIVLVFIVCFLPINSTYFLPLYLFMGSTDILDGFIARKFNAHSELGAALDSIADFFMYLLIATILIPTLTLPQQYIFLSIILFTRLIAITIGYVRFKTLVFIHTLANKASGLLVFFLPILTQAHFYLLALTICCIVALIAALEELVIIATTSKLNRDQKSLLM, encoded by the coding sequence ATGATCCGCAAAATTCCGAATATTTTGTCCTTGTTTCGAATTGTTCTCGTTTTTATCGTATGCTTTCTACCGATAAACTCAACGTACTTTTTACCCTTGTATCTCTTCATGGGTTCAACAGATATTCTGGATGGATTTATAGCACGTAAGTTCAATGCTCACAGCGAACTCGGCGCCGCGTTGGACAGCATTGCTGATTTCTTCATGTATTTACTCATCGCCACGATTCTCATCCCAACCCTAACACTCCCCCAACAATATATATTTCTTTCAATCATTCTATTTACGCGTCTCATTGCAATCACAATTGGCTACGTTCGTTTTAAAACTCTTGTATTCATTCATACTCTTGCCAACAAGGCTTCTGGACTCTTAGTTTTCTTTTTGCCTATCTTGACACAAGCACATTTCTATTTGCTCGCGTTGACTATTTGTTGTATTGTTGCACTCATTGCAGCGCTCGAAGAATTGGTCATCATTGCGACTACGAGCAAACTCAATCGTGATCAAAAATCACTCCTAATGTAA
- a CDS encoding YgcG family protein gives MKKLFTLLFMCLFFVFTTHTVRAETQADDGVRVIDDARIITESDVATLQAEVEAFIKHHNMDLVIVTTNDAQGKTSEAYADDYYDYNGYGIGSDYSGALILVDMDNRMVYISTTGRMINYLSDERLDRILDHMTPKVSKAKYTDAFQIALTDIGTFVELGFDDGSNTFPEKVKEEVDPITTTLGGAATGGIIAFFRRRSLTKKYNPTIPGFNLASHYNAEYMPGEAETELIDTNTSSAYSPLPRATYRSSSATRSRSSAPRSTTHRSSSGRTHGGKGRGF, from the coding sequence ATGAAGAAACTATTTACACTCTTATTTATGTGTCTTTTTTTTGTATTCACAACACATACTGTACGTGCCGAAACTCAAGCTGATGATGGGGTTCGTGTCATCGATGATGCAAGAATTATCACAGAATCAGATGTCGCAACACTTCAGGCTGAAGTTGAGGCATTTATCAAGCACCATAATATGGATCTTGTAATTGTTACAACCAATGATGCTCAAGGGAAAACATCAGAAGCCTATGCGGATGATTATTATGACTACAATGGTTATGGTATTGGAAGTGATTACTCAGGTGCATTAATTCTTGTAGACATGGATAACCGTATGGTCTATATTTCTACAACAGGACGTATGATTAATTATCTTTCTGATGAACGGTTGGACAGAATTCTTGATCATATGACACCGAAAGTTTCAAAAGCCAAGTATACAGATGCCTTTCAAATTGCGCTCACTGATATTGGAACATTTGTAGAACTCGGATTTGATGATGGATCAAATACGTTTCCTGAAAAAGTAAAAGAGGAAGTTGACCCTATTACAACCACTCTTGGAGGAGCCGCGACAGGCGGAATTATTGCCTTCTTTAGACGGCGCTCACTCACTAAGAAATACAATCCCACAATCCCAGGATTTAATCTTGCATCCCATTATAACGCGGAGTACATGCCTGGGGAAGCAGAGACTGAATTGATTGATACGAATACTTCATCTGCATATTCTCCACTTCCAAGAGCCACGTATCGTTCGAGTAGTGCTACCCGTTCACGATCTAGTGCACCACGCAGTACAACCCATCGTTCAAGTTCTGGACGAACACATGGTGGTAAAGGACGCGGATTTTAG
- a CDS encoding chromate transporter: MLIAMFLTFLKIGFLGFGGGYAMLSLIYEESQVFGMTAAQFADLNVLDGLIPGPIAINSATYVGQMYGGYIMALVTTLAVSIPSLVFVPIFMKYEQTIQENRFLNSVLEHIKSASVGLIFAVGFILLLSSAFGIESMNAWRNIEINWKSLLIIFGVFTIHYKYDTNPILLIVLAGILGGIMHVF; this comes from the coding sequence ATGCTTATAGCAATGTTTCTTACCTTTCTTAAGATTGGATTTCTTGGGTTTGGTGGAGGTTATGCCATGCTGTCTCTAATTTATGAGGAATCACAAGTGTTTGGGATGACAGCAGCGCAGTTTGCCGACCTTAATGTACTCGATGGATTAATACCTGGTCCCATCGCAATCAACTCTGCAACGTATGTAGGACAGATGTATGGTGGGTACATCATGGCACTGGTCACAACATTGGCAGTTAGCATTCCATCGCTTGTCTTTGTTCCCATATTTATGAAGTACGAACAAACCATTCAAGAAAATAGATTTCTTAACAGTGTTCTTGAACACATTAAATCAGCATCAGTTGGACTTATCTTTGCCGTTGGCTTTATTCTTCTTCTCTCAAGTGCATTCGGAATTGAGTCAATGAATGCGTGGCGAAATATTGAAATTAACTGGAAATCACTTTTAATCATTTTTGGTGTTTTCACCATACACTATAAATACGATACAAACCCCATTCTCTTAATTGTACTTGCTGGGATCTTGGGTGGAATAATGCATGTCTTTTAA
- a CDS encoding SPFH domain-containing protein gives MGIIKATFKAISGNLKDQWKEIFEADDMGGTTVFTQGVNINGSKKEYSVITNKSIIHVYDNQFMILTDGGKIIDYTAEPGYYTVDNESAPSFFNGEFGASLKETLSRIQFAGVPSAKQQVYFINLAEIRGVKFGTRNAINYFDNFYNSELFLRLHGTYSIKITNPIKFYQEVVPRNAQSLDFNTISQDFVSEFLDALQSSINQLSVDGERISHVTSKSRELSKYMAQTLDDEWNNTRGFEVLNVGIASVSYDETSQELINMRNKGAMLSDPTIREGYVQGSVARGMESAGANDAGAVTGFMGMGMGANTTGGMAATFSENNNQQMQQVKEETQAQTQQAETPKWTCSNGHGNTDNAKFCSECGEARPTVKFCSECGEKAIDPSAKFCSNCGTSLA, from the coding sequence ATGGGAATTATTAAGGCAACGTTTAAGGCAATCTCTGGTAACTTGAAAGACCAGTGGAAAGAGATATTTGAAGCCGATGATATGGGTGGCACAACGGTGTTTACACAAGGTGTCAATATCAACGGCAGCAAAAAGGAATACTCAGTAATTACCAATAAGTCAATTATTCATGTTTACGATAACCAATTCATGATTTTAACAGATGGTGGAAAGATTATTGACTATACAGCCGAACCAGGCTATTACACGGTTGATAACGAATCCGCGCCTTCATTCTTCAATGGAGAATTTGGAGCGTCTCTTAAAGAAACATTATCACGTATTCAATTTGCGGGTGTTCCTTCTGCAAAGCAACAAGTATATTTCATCAATCTTGCGGAAATTCGTGGCGTAAAGTTTGGAACACGCAATGCCATAAACTACTTTGATAATTTCTATAACTCAGAGTTGTTTTTACGATTACATGGAACATATTCCATTAAAATTACCAATCCAATCAAGTTTTACCAAGAGGTTGTCCCACGTAATGCACAGTCATTAGATTTTAATACGATTTCTCAAGACTTTGTCAGCGAGTTCTTAGATGCATTACAAAGCTCAATCAATCAACTTTCTGTTGATGGCGAGCGCATTTCTCATGTAACCTCAAAGAGTCGTGAATTAAGCAAATATATGGCACAAACTTTGGACGATGAGTGGAATAATACCCGCGGATTCGAAGTATTGAATGTCGGTATTGCGAGTGTTTCCTACGATGAGACATCACAAGAACTCATCAACATGAGAAATAAAGGAGCAATGCTTTCCGATCCAACAATCCGCGAAGGATACGTACAAGGTTCTGTTGCGCGTGGTATGGAGTCAGCAGGTGCTAATGATGCAGGTGCTGTGACTGGATTTATGGGAATGGGAATGGGCGCAAACACAACTGGTGGTATGGCTGCAACATTCTCAGAAAATAACAACCAACAAATGCAACAAGTAAAAGAAGAAACCCAAGCACAAACTCAACAAGCAGAAACTCCAAAGTGGACATGTTCAAATGGACACGGAAACACGGATAATGCGAAGTTCTGTTCCGAGTGTGGAGAAGCACGACCAACAGTTAAGTTCTGTTCTGAGTGCGGTGAAAAGGCGATAGATCCAAGTGCGAAGTTCTGCTCAAATTGCGGAACTAGCCTCGCATAA
- a CDS encoding HIT family protein, whose product MMNSCIFCNIPSENKLMETQNFYVLFDINPVQEGHLLIISKAHIMNVVNLDETMLLELGKLEQSLVTIIEANFDVLGVTLERNNGRTMMAGTHFHEHLIPRYPGDKFFDNQEIVKFELDTDRLKALIIEN is encoded by the coding sequence CTGATGAATTCATGTATTTTTTGTAATATCCCTAGCGAAAACAAATTGATGGAAACACAGAACTTCTATGTTCTATTTGATATCAATCCTGTCCAAGAAGGGCATCTTCTGATTATATCAAAGGCACACATTATGAATGTGGTTAATCTGGATGAAACGATGTTGTTGGAACTTGGGAAACTTGAACAGTCTTTAGTGACGATTATTGAAGCAAATTTTGATGTTTTAGGAGTTACCCTAGAACGAAATAATGGAAGAACAATGATGGCGGGGACACATTTCCATGAACACCTCATACCACGTTATCCCGGTGATAAGTTTTTTGATAATCAAGAGATTGTTAAGTTTGAGCTTGATACAGATCGTTTGAAAGCATTAATCATCGAGAATTAA
- a CDS encoding TIM44-like domain-containing protein, which translates to MRKSSWLRITFVLFALFIISPSSIKADVGNSGGFGGGDSGGSSGSSGGSSSSSWSGGSSSYYSGGSSSGSGPSGLLLVGLISYGVIIFLKSDRENKNDYSPSRFNYEHIDEVSTVDLIQKNDPLFSASKFKSFVGTTFVGVQDAWSNLDTQAMRPLTTDSLFKMYETQINDYIRSGKRNVLSQQEVRNITLSNYRIDGDQEVITVRVNASLTDYVINNKTKSLLSGKKYFVFQRAYSVEFVRDRGTTSDNTNKIDSNCPNCGAPITATTQLECEYCNSLLGNSNNGWRMNKYGAWVWKL; encoded by the coding sequence ATGAGAAAATCAAGTTGGCTAAGAATCACGTTCGTTTTATTTGCATTATTCATAATTTCCCCAAGTTCCATAAAAGCCGATGTCGGCAACTCAGGCGGATTTGGTGGCGGAGATAGCGGTGGTTCTAGCGGCAGTTCAGGCGGAAGCTCAAGCAGCAGTTGGTCTGGAGGAAGTTCCAGCTATTATTCAGGTGGAAGCAGTAGTGGCAGTGGACCCTCGGGACTGCTCTTGGTCGGCCTTATTTCTTATGGAGTTATCATATTTCTTAAAAGTGATCGCGAAAACAAAAACGATTACAGCCCATCTCGATTTAATTACGAGCACATTGATGAAGTATCAACTGTGGACTTAATCCAAAAAAACGACCCTTTATTCTCCGCTTCAAAATTTAAGTCTTTTGTCGGAACAACATTTGTCGGTGTTCAAGATGCATGGTCAAACCTTGATACTCAAGCAATGCGCCCGTTAACAACCGATTCATTATTTAAAATGTATGAGACTCAAATTAATGACTACATACGATCAGGAAAGCGCAACGTATTATCACAACAAGAAGTCCGTAATATCACACTATCAAATTATCGCATTGATGGTGATCAAGAAGTAATCACCGTTCGCGTAAACGCATCATTGACCGATTATGTAATCAATAATAAAACAAAATCGTTACTCAGCGGTAAGAAATATTTTGTATTCCAGCGTGCTTACAGTGTTGAATTTGTAAGGGATCGTGGCACAACATCTGACAACACAAATAAGATTGATTCAAATTGTCCAAATTGTGGTGCACCAATAACCGCAACGACACAACTTGAATGCGAGTATTGCAATTCATTGTTAGGAAATTCAAACAATGGCTGGCGTATGAATAAGTACGGGGCATGGGTATGGAAGTTATAA
- a CDS encoding InlB B-repeat-containing protein — MRAHKVYVFRVSAFPIIMTVVMLLMTGFNVKVMADSTHNLRIEHVDDLGVLITDPEYRTGNVGDQIIVAPIVSPYYQNRSPVAYTYTGDLDQVLRIEYRQNTYNGPPQFRSLYADTLTGHTPFQNSTAEFGGNIVYTEHADERLNLSYAEYGKYIKMQNKVATAILTLPPGNKFTINPNPNTYVYLAKDDLYYEMIEGMDPDYLDLAENGIIPEYFYSTDNGVSYDPIDQVSVNDAVTHLYIRIKFSQDLLNDGGAVLGKDSLSIISSFSLTMNRDALSPSEAQGDAPISGWKYRTSLIRNTVNINTNVRVSSPTLSGIVRTHATGSNDWENATPYAGVGVQLYETINGADTLVAETQTDNLGNYRFDYPFNKINNLRVVVLKDGYDSIFSFKENAELKYELGSRIEIGDLRLLRDVVQPTIDWKDGQQPLHHISNLNFMLQKKPLQQYTLSFDSQGGTSVAQQTVEEGGTFILPSIPTRQGYTFQGWYLSPTADALYDFNQGVSDHAFVYARWSLIKTDTGAVNPTNPAKPVDNPDSIVPKPENTKTLSADSLPPTAVPHNHVGMTVAIVGAILLEINYLKPRKR; from the coding sequence ATGAGAGCGCACAAAGTGTATGTTTTTAGAGTATCCGCTTTTCCGATAATAATGACAGTGGTAATGTTACTCATGACAGGATTCAATGTTAAGGTCATGGCTGATAGTACACACAATCTTAGAATTGAACATGTCGATGATTTGGGTGTTTTAATTACTGACCCAGAGTATCGTACAGGTAATGTTGGGGATCAAATTATAGTTGCGCCGATTGTAAGTCCTTATTACCAAAATCGAAGTCCAGTCGCTTATACATACACCGGTGACTTAGATCAAGTATTGCGAATTGAGTATCGCCAGAATACATACAATGGACCACCGCAATTTCGGAGTTTGTATGCTGATACATTGACTGGTCATACACCATTTCAAAATAGTACAGCTGAGTTTGGTGGAAATATTGTGTATACAGAGCATGCAGATGAGCGCCTAAATTTAAGTTATGCAGAGTATGGAAAGTATATTAAAATGCAAAATAAGGTTGCAACTGCAATTTTAACGCTTCCACCGGGAAATAAGTTTACGATTAATCCAAATCCGAACACCTATGTCTATCTAGCAAAAGATGATCTCTATTATGAGATGATCGAAGGTATGGATCCGGATTATCTTGATCTCGCAGAAAATGGCATTATTCCTGAGTATTTCTATTCCACTGACAATGGTGTTAGCTATGATCCAATTGATCAAGTATCAGTTAATGATGCAGTAACACACCTTTACATTCGAATAAAATTCTCACAAGACTTATTGAATGATGGTGGAGCAGTATTAGGTAAAGACTCCTTATCAATAATCAGTAGCTTTAGTCTGACTATGAATCGTGATGCTTTATCACCCTCGGAAGCGCAGGGTGATGCTCCAATTTCAGGATGGAAATATCGAACATCTTTGATTCGGAATACTGTGAATATTAACACTAATGTTCGCGTAAGCTCACCAACGCTCAGCGGAATTGTGCGGACACATGCTACCGGTTCAAATGATTGGGAGAATGCCACACCTTATGCAGGAGTAGGGGTTCAATTATACGAAACAATAAATGGTGCTGATACTCTGGTCGCTGAAACGCAAACAGATAATCTTGGTAATTATCGATTTGATTATCCGTTCAATAAAATCAACAATTTGCGGGTTGTCGTCTTGAAGGACGGCTATGATTCTATATTTAGTTTCAAAGAGAATGCTGAGTTAAAATATGAATTGGGAAGTCGCATTGAGATTGGCGATTTAAGACTTTTACGCGATGTGGTTCAACCTACGATTGACTGGAAAGACGGTCAGCAGCCATTGCATCATATTTCAAATCTGAACTTTATGCTTCAGAAGAAACCGCTCCAACAGTACACCTTGTCCTTTGACAGTCAAGGTGGAACTTCGGTTGCTCAACAAACTGTAGAAGAAGGGGGAACGTTTATTCTACCATCGATTCCCACACGTCAAGGATACACATTCCAAGGATGGTATTTGAGTCCAACTGCAGATGCTCTTTACGATTTTAATCAGGGTGTAAGTGATCATGCATTTGTTTATGCCCGATGGTCATTAATCAAAACTGATACAGGGGCGGTGAATCCAACAAATCCTGCTAAACCAGTAGATAACCCCGACTCAATTGTTCCTAAACCCGAGAATACGAAAACATTGAGTGCGGATTCGCTGCCGCCGACTGCAGTCCCACATAATCATGTTGGAATGACGGTTGCAATCGTTGGTGCAATACTGCTTGAGATTAACTACCTCAAACCACGGAAACGATAG
- a CDS encoding LysR family transcriptional regulator, whose product MNMRQLEIFLAVSESLSITKTAQMLYLSQPAISKTIRELEEAIGIQLFDRINNKLSLNESGRVFRIKAMQLMADYVALENFKSTGVESVPLRIGVSLTIAANSLDPAITSFRKKYADTPLKIYCENVKQIQERLNSGEIDIAFTEGFESNVSYYQEVLSQYKLYIVGKPKMIQELQTLPLREFLLNTPFLLREKGSTLRDCFDEATHQIGIEVVPFIESINTEVLTQSVQSGLGVTVLPEPFVKPLLESGVLNRIEVGNLSMKTVNYAVMMAGKTISEVHREMIDCFKFSEQK is encoded by the coding sequence ATGAATATGAGACAACTTGAAATATTCCTCGCTGTCAGTGAATCCTTGTCAATCACAAAGACAGCGCAAATGTTATATCTATCGCAACCGGCGATATCAAAAACAATTCGCGAACTAGAGGAGGCAATTGGAATTCAACTGTTTGATCGCATTAATAACAAACTCAGTCTTAATGAGTCAGGAAGGGTGTTTAGGATTAAAGCAATGCAACTGATGGCGGATTATGTTGCGTTGGAGAACTTTAAGTCAACAGGAGTTGAATCTGTGCCTTTACGCATTGGTGTAAGTTTAACCATCGCAGCAAACTCTCTTGATCCTGCAATCACGTCATTTCGCAAAAAGTATGCAGATACTCCTTTGAAAATATACTGTGAGAATGTGAAACAAATACAAGAAAGACTTAATTCCGGTGAAATAGACATCGCTTTTACTGAAGGTTTTGAATCCAATGTATCATACTATCAAGAAGTTCTCTCACAGTATAAGTTGTATATTGTTGGCAAGCCGAAGATGATACAGGAACTACAGACATTACCGTTGCGAGAGTTTCTACTTAATACGCCTTTTCTACTTCGAGAGAAGGGCAGTACGCTACGTGACTGTTTTGATGAGGCAACACATCAAATTGGTATTGAAGTCGTACCATTTATTGAAAGCATCAACACTGAGGTATTGACCCAGTCTGTACAGAGTGGCTTGGGTGTTACCGTCCTTCCTGAACCCTTTGTAAAACCATTGCTTGAATCAGGAGTACTGAATCGCATTGAGGTTGGTAATCTCTCAATGAAGACCGTTAACTATGCTGTTATGATGGCAGGAAAGACCATATCAGAAGTGCATCGAGAAATGATTGATTGTTTTAAATTTTCCGAGCAAAAGTAA